The Gadus macrocephalus chromosome 13, ASM3116895v1 genome includes a window with the following:
- the ccdc66 gene encoding inner centromere protein isoform X1: MNLGDGLLLHLENGKPQLVLLHRGETSGINKLYRPGLPRRPKGPLTSSAPLASSSTRRSTVTSRNSSKTPANHTTVVKSRAVSVLSVPERYRPPPRVPSSKRTTKTPANGRTRQTEALANGDAGVREGLARLTNQELTASSTFLSPDEEEVLKPSADQTQVSLSPSTPKPEQNNPLLLPLRAPPPALAPPQARAPPPSLAAPVSPPRALAAPRGRGREGQSSSCGGRASFLRSMTALLDPAELEERERRRSKQQDQLRAIEAQLAEQREQREEEKRREEETEEKRREEEAEEQRKMKEQAEQNILHLPLKAPPKALTPPQSLAPPPSPATPVSPPRAPATPPGPGRGEEPSSCGERASFLRSMTALLDPAEMEERERRRSKQQDQLRAIEAQLAEQREQREEEKRREEEEKRKEQVEQIPQQQEVLLSSEKPIRELPRSHGHVVLKQHSVSIRGPKGGQGAKGEEPTRNKKRGKGDLYQELARPERTDTPRGLPAVRPPGPSSHHPEQDYFPYVRTADIIHLEPLDRNGTATPHSTNTHGQKEILLSLAALRKGLLQKQKEMESSGRLLPPVTSQRS; this comes from the exons ATGAACCTCGG AGATGGGTTGCTGCTCCACCTCGAGAATGGAAAGCCACAGCTCGTATTACTGCATCGCG GGGAGACATCTGGGATAAACAAG CTCTATAGGCCTGGATTACCCAGAAGGCCGAAGGGCCCGCTaacctcctctgccccgctcgcctcctcctccacccgacGGAGCACCGTGACATCACGCAACTCCTCAAAGACACCTGCCAATCACACGACAGTGGTCAAGAGCAGAGCTGTGTCA gTGTTGTCTGTACCAGAGCGCTACAGACCGCCCCCGCGTGTTCCATCCTCCAAGAGGACAACTAAGACTCCTGCCAATGGCAggacaagacagacagaggcttTGGCCAATGGGGATGCAGGTGTGAGGGAGGGCTTGGCTCGTCTGACCAACCAGGAGCTGACTGCCAGCAGCACGTTCCTCAGCCCAG atgaggaggaggtcctGAAGCCGTCTGCAGACCAGACCCAGGTCAGCCTCTCTCCTTCTACCCCTAAG CCAGAGCAGAACAACCCCTTGCTCCTCCCTCTTagagctccgcctccagctctAGCCCCTCCCCAAGCAAGAGCTCCGCCCCCATCACTGGCCGCACCCGTTTCCCCTCCCCGAGCTCTAGCCGCGCCCCGTggtcgagggagagaggggcagtCCAGCAGCTGTGGAGGGAGAGCCAG tttcCTGAGGTCCATGACAGCCCTCCTGGACCCTGcagagctggaggagagagagaggaggagaagcaaaCAGCAGGATCAActg CGGGCGATCGAGGCTCAGCTAGCAGAACAAcgtgagcagagagaggaggagaagaggagggaggaggagacggaggagaagaggagagaagaggaggcagaggagcagaggaagatgaaggagcAGGCGGAGCAGAACATCTTGCACCTCCCTCTGAAAGCTCCGCCCAAAGCTCTAACCCCTCCCCAATCTCTAGCTCCTCCCCCATCACCAGCCACACCAGTGTCCCCTCCCCGAGCTCCAGCCACGCCCCCTGgtccagggaggggggaggagccgagcagctgtggagagagagctag tttccTGAGGTCCATGACAGCCCTCCTGGACCCtgcagagatggaggagagagagaggaggagaagcaaaCAGCAGGATCaactg CGGGCGATCGAGGCTCAGCTAGCAGAACAAcgtgagcagagagaggaggagaagaggagggaggaggaggagaagaggaaggagcaggtggagcagaTCCCACAGCAG caggAGGTTCTACTGAGTAGTGAgaagccaatcagagagctccCAAGATCGCATGGCCATGTAGTGCTGAAGCAACACAGTG TCAGCATCCGAGGACCTAAAGGAGGTCAGGGAGCTAAGGGAGAGGAACCAACACGGAATAAGAAGCGAGGAAAAGGAGATCTGTACCAGGAGTTGGCGAGGCCCGAGAGAACAGACACTCCAAG GGGGCTTCCTGCTGTCAGACCACCGGGCCCCTCCTCCCATCATCCCGAGCAGGACTACTTTCCCTACGTCCGAACAGCTGACATCATCCATCTTGAACCACTGGATCGCAACGGCACAG CCACCCCACACTCTACCAACACACACGGTCAGAAAGAAATACTACTGAGTCTTGCTGCTCTACGGAAG GGTTTGTTGCAGAAGCAGAAAGAGATGGAGTCAAGTGGGAGGCTCCTCCCCCCAGTGACATCACAACGCAGCTGA
- the ccdc66 gene encoding ensconsin isoform X4, with amino-acid sequence MNLGDGLLLHLENGKPQLVLLHRGETSGINKLYRPGLPRRPKGPLTSSAPLASSSTRRSTVTSRNSSKTPANHTTVVKSRAVSVLSVPERYRPPPRVPSSKRTTKTPANGRTRQTEALANGDAGVREGLARLTNQELTASSTFLSPDEEEVLKPSADQTQVSLSPSTPKPEQNNPLLLPLRAPPPALAPPQARAPPPSLAAPVSPPRALAAPRGRGREGQSSSCGGRASFLRSMTALLDPAELEERERRRSKQQDQLRAIEAQLAEQREQREEEKRREEETEEKRKEQVEQIPQQQEVLLSSEKPIRELPRSHGHVVLKQHSVSIRGPKGGQGAKGEEPTRNKKRGKGDLYQELARPERTDTPRGLPAVRPPGPSSHHPEQDYFPYVRTADIIHLEPLDRNGTATPHSTNTHGQKEILLSLAALRKGLLQKQKEMESSGRLLPPVTSQRS; translated from the exons ATGAACCTCGG AGATGGGTTGCTGCTCCACCTCGAGAATGGAAAGCCACAGCTCGTATTACTGCATCGCG GGGAGACATCTGGGATAAACAAG CTCTATAGGCCTGGATTACCCAGAAGGCCGAAGGGCCCGCTaacctcctctgccccgctcgcctcctcctccacccgacGGAGCACCGTGACATCACGCAACTCCTCAAAGACACCTGCCAATCACACGACAGTGGTCAAGAGCAGAGCTGTGTCA gTGTTGTCTGTACCAGAGCGCTACAGACCGCCCCCGCGTGTTCCATCCTCCAAGAGGACAACTAAGACTCCTGCCAATGGCAggacaagacagacagaggcttTGGCCAATGGGGATGCAGGTGTGAGGGAGGGCTTGGCTCGTCTGACCAACCAGGAGCTGACTGCCAGCAGCACGTTCCTCAGCCCAG atgaggaggaggtcctGAAGCCGTCTGCAGACCAGACCCAGGTCAGCCTCTCTCCTTCTACCCCTAAG CCAGAGCAGAACAACCCCTTGCTCCTCCCTCTTagagctccgcctccagctctAGCCCCTCCCCAAGCAAGAGCTCCGCCCCCATCACTGGCCGCACCCGTTTCCCCTCCCCGAGCTCTAGCCGCGCCCCGTggtcgagggagagaggggcagtCCAGCAGCTGTGGAGGGAGAGCCAG tttcCTGAGGTCCATGACAGCCCTCCTGGACCCTGcagagctggaggagagagagaggaggagaagcaaaCAGCAGGATCAActg CGGGCGATCGAGGCTCAGCTAGCAGAACAAcgtgagcagagagaggaggagaagaggagggaggaggagacggaggagaagagga aggagcaggtggagcagaTCCCACAGCAG caggAGGTTCTACTGAGTAGTGAgaagccaatcagagagctccCAAGATCGCATGGCCATGTAGTGCTGAAGCAACACAGTG TCAGCATCCGAGGACCTAAAGGAGGTCAGGGAGCTAAGGGAGAGGAACCAACACGGAATAAGAAGCGAGGAAAAGGAGATCTGTACCAGGAGTTGGCGAGGCCCGAGAGAACAGACACTCCAAG GGGGCTTCCTGCTGTCAGACCACCGGGCCCCTCCTCCCATCATCCCGAGCAGGACTACTTTCCCTACGTCCGAACAGCTGACATCATCCATCTTGAACCACTGGATCGCAACGGCACAG CCACCCCACACTCTACCAACACACACGGTCAGAAAGAAATACTACTGAGTCTTGCTGCTCTACGGAAG GGTTTGTTGCAGAAGCAGAAAGAGATGGAGTCAAGTGGGAGGCTCCTCCCCCCAGTGACATCACAACGCAGCTGA
- the ccdc66 gene encoding ensconsin isoform X6 — MNLGDGLLLHLENGKPQLVLLHRGETSGINKLYRPGLPRRPKGPLTSSAPLASSSTRRSTVTSRNSSKTPANHTTVVKSRAVSVLSVPERYRPPPRVPSSKRTTKTPANGRTRQTEALANGDAGVREGLARLTNQELTASSTFLSPDEEEVLKPSADQTQVSLSPSTPKPEQNNPLLLPLRAPPPALAPPQARAPPPSLAAPVSPPRALAAPRGRGREGQSSSCGGRASFLRSMTALLDPAEMEERERRRSKQQDQLRAIEAQLAEQREQREEEKRREEEEKRKEQVEQIPQQQEVLLSSEKPIRELPRSHGHVVLKQHSVSIRGPKGGQGAKGEEPTRNKKRGKGDLYQELARPERTDTPRGLPAVRPPGPSSHHPEQDYFPYVRTADIIHLEPLDRNGTATPHSTNTHGQKEILLSLAALRKGLLQKQKEMESSGRLLPPVTSQRS; from the exons ATGAACCTCGG AGATGGGTTGCTGCTCCACCTCGAGAATGGAAAGCCACAGCTCGTATTACTGCATCGCG GGGAGACATCTGGGATAAACAAG CTCTATAGGCCTGGATTACCCAGAAGGCCGAAGGGCCCGCTaacctcctctgccccgctcgcctcctcctccacccgacGGAGCACCGTGACATCACGCAACTCCTCAAAGACACCTGCCAATCACACGACAGTGGTCAAGAGCAGAGCTGTGTCA gTGTTGTCTGTACCAGAGCGCTACAGACCGCCCCCGCGTGTTCCATCCTCCAAGAGGACAACTAAGACTCCTGCCAATGGCAggacaagacagacagaggcttTGGCCAATGGGGATGCAGGTGTGAGGGAGGGCTTGGCTCGTCTGACCAACCAGGAGCTGACTGCCAGCAGCACGTTCCTCAGCCCAG atgaggaggaggtcctGAAGCCGTCTGCAGACCAGACCCAGGTCAGCCTCTCTCCTTCTACCCCTAAG CCAGAGCAGAACAACCCCTTGCTCCTCCCTCTTagagctccgcctccagctctAGCCCCTCCCCAAGCAAGAGCTCCGCCCCCATCACTGGCCGCACCCGTTTCCCCTCCCCGAGCTCTAGCCGCGCCCCGTggtcgagggagagaggggcagtCCAGCAGCTGTGGAGGGAGAGCCAG tttccTGAGGTCCATGACAGCCCTCCTGGACCCtgcagagatggaggagagagagaggaggagaagcaaaCAGCAGGATCaactg CGGGCGATCGAGGCTCAGCTAGCAGAACAAcgtgagcagagagaggaggagaagaggagggaggaggaggagaagaggaaggagcaggtggagcagaTCCCACAGCAG caggAGGTTCTACTGAGTAGTGAgaagccaatcagagagctccCAAGATCGCATGGCCATGTAGTGCTGAAGCAACACAGTG TCAGCATCCGAGGACCTAAAGGAGGTCAGGGAGCTAAGGGAGAGGAACCAACACGGAATAAGAAGCGAGGAAAAGGAGATCTGTACCAGGAGTTGGCGAGGCCCGAGAGAACAGACACTCCAAG GGGGCTTCCTGCTGTCAGACCACCGGGCCCCTCCTCCCATCATCCCGAGCAGGACTACTTTCCCTACGTCCGAACAGCTGACATCATCCATCTTGAACCACTGGATCGCAACGGCACAG CCACCCCACACTCTACCAACACACACGGTCAGAAAGAAATACTACTGAGTCTTGCTGCTCTACGGAAG GGTTTGTTGCAGAAGCAGAAAGAGATGGAGTCAAGTGGGAGGCTCCTCCCCCCAGTGACATCACAACGCAGCTGA
- the ccdc66 gene encoding ensconsin isoform X3, giving the protein MNLGDGLLLHLENGKPQLVLLHRGETSGINKLYRPGLPRRPKGPLTSSAPLASSSTRRSTVTSRNSSKTPANHTTVVKSRAVSVLSVPERYRPPPRVPSSKRTTKTPANGRTRQTEALANGDAGVREGLARLTNQELTASSTFLSPDEEEVLKPSADQTQPEQNNPLLLPLRAPPPALAPPQARAPPPSLAAPVSPPRALAAPRGRGREGQSSSCGGRASFLRSMTALLDPAELEERERRRSKQQDQLRAIEAQLAEQREQREEEKRREEETEEKRREEEAEEQRKMKEQAEQNILHLPLKAPPKALTPPQSLAPPPSPATPVSPPRAPATPPGPGRGEEPSSCGERASFLRSMTALLDPAEMEERERRRSKQQDQLRAIEAQLAEQREQREEEKRREEEEKRKEQVEQIPQQQEVLLSSEKPIRELPRSHGHVVLKQHSVSIRGPKGGQGAKGEEPTRNKKRGKGDLYQELARPERTDTPRGLPAVRPPGPSSHHPEQDYFPYVRTADIIHLEPLDRNGTATPHSTNTHGQKEILLSLAALRKGLLQKQKEMESSGRLLPPVTSQRS; this is encoded by the exons ATGAACCTCGG AGATGGGTTGCTGCTCCACCTCGAGAATGGAAAGCCACAGCTCGTATTACTGCATCGCG GGGAGACATCTGGGATAAACAAG CTCTATAGGCCTGGATTACCCAGAAGGCCGAAGGGCCCGCTaacctcctctgccccgctcgcctcctcctccacccgacGGAGCACCGTGACATCACGCAACTCCTCAAAGACACCTGCCAATCACACGACAGTGGTCAAGAGCAGAGCTGTGTCA gTGTTGTCTGTACCAGAGCGCTACAGACCGCCCCCGCGTGTTCCATCCTCCAAGAGGACAACTAAGACTCCTGCCAATGGCAggacaagacagacagaggcttTGGCCAATGGGGATGCAGGTGTGAGGGAGGGCTTGGCTCGTCTGACCAACCAGGAGCTGACTGCCAGCAGCACGTTCCTCAGCCCAG atgaggaggaggtcctGAAGCCGTCTGCAGACCAGACCCAG CCAGAGCAGAACAACCCCTTGCTCCTCCCTCTTagagctccgcctccagctctAGCCCCTCCCCAAGCAAGAGCTCCGCCCCCATCACTGGCCGCACCCGTTTCCCCTCCCCGAGCTCTAGCCGCGCCCCGTggtcgagggagagaggggcagtCCAGCAGCTGTGGAGGGAGAGCCAG tttcCTGAGGTCCATGACAGCCCTCCTGGACCCTGcagagctggaggagagagagaggaggagaagcaaaCAGCAGGATCAActg CGGGCGATCGAGGCTCAGCTAGCAGAACAAcgtgagcagagagaggaggagaagaggagggaggaggagacggaggagaagaggagagaagaggaggcagaggagcagaggaagatgaaggagcAGGCGGAGCAGAACATCTTGCACCTCCCTCTGAAAGCTCCGCCCAAAGCTCTAACCCCTCCCCAATCTCTAGCTCCTCCCCCATCACCAGCCACACCAGTGTCCCCTCCCCGAGCTCCAGCCACGCCCCCTGgtccagggaggggggaggagccgagcagctgtggagagagagctag tttccTGAGGTCCATGACAGCCCTCCTGGACCCtgcagagatggaggagagagagaggaggagaagcaaaCAGCAGGATCaactg CGGGCGATCGAGGCTCAGCTAGCAGAACAAcgtgagcagagagaggaggagaagaggagggaggaggaggagaagaggaaggagcaggtggagcagaTCCCACAGCAG caggAGGTTCTACTGAGTAGTGAgaagccaatcagagagctccCAAGATCGCATGGCCATGTAGTGCTGAAGCAACACAGTG TCAGCATCCGAGGACCTAAAGGAGGTCAGGGAGCTAAGGGAGAGGAACCAACACGGAATAAGAAGCGAGGAAAAGGAGATCTGTACCAGGAGTTGGCGAGGCCCGAGAGAACAGACACTCCAAG GGGGCTTCCTGCTGTCAGACCACCGGGCCCCTCCTCCCATCATCCCGAGCAGGACTACTTTCCCTACGTCCGAACAGCTGACATCATCCATCTTGAACCACTGGATCGCAACGGCACAG CCACCCCACACTCTACCAACACACACGGTCAGAAAGAAATACTACTGAGTCTTGCTGCTCTACGGAAG GGTTTGTTGCAGAAGCAGAAAGAGATGGAGTCAAGTGGGAGGCTCCTCCCCCCAGTGACATCACAACGCAGCTGA
- the ccdc66 gene encoding ensconsin isoform X5, protein MNLGDGLLLHLENGKPQLVLLHRGETSGINKLYRPGLPRRPKGPLTSSAPLASSSTRRSTVTSRNSSKTPANHTTVVKSRAVSVLSVPERYRPPPRVPSSKRTTKTPANGRTRQTEALANGDAGVREGLARLTNQELTASSTFLSPDEEEVLKPSADQTQVSLSPSTPKPEQNNPLLLPLRAPPPALAPPQARAPPPSLAAPVSPPRALAAPRGRGREGQSSSCGGRASFLRSMTALLDPAELEERERRRSKQQDQLRAIEAQLAEQREQREEEKRREEETEEKRKEQVEQIPQQEVLLSSEKPIRELPRSHGHVVLKQHSVSIRGPKGGQGAKGEEPTRNKKRGKGDLYQELARPERTDTPRGLPAVRPPGPSSHHPEQDYFPYVRTADIIHLEPLDRNGTATPHSTNTHGQKEILLSLAALRKGLLQKQKEMESSGRLLPPVTSQRS, encoded by the exons ATGAACCTCGG AGATGGGTTGCTGCTCCACCTCGAGAATGGAAAGCCACAGCTCGTATTACTGCATCGCG GGGAGACATCTGGGATAAACAAG CTCTATAGGCCTGGATTACCCAGAAGGCCGAAGGGCCCGCTaacctcctctgccccgctcgcctcctcctccacccgacGGAGCACCGTGACATCACGCAACTCCTCAAAGACACCTGCCAATCACACGACAGTGGTCAAGAGCAGAGCTGTGTCA gTGTTGTCTGTACCAGAGCGCTACAGACCGCCCCCGCGTGTTCCATCCTCCAAGAGGACAACTAAGACTCCTGCCAATGGCAggacaagacagacagaggcttTGGCCAATGGGGATGCAGGTGTGAGGGAGGGCTTGGCTCGTCTGACCAACCAGGAGCTGACTGCCAGCAGCACGTTCCTCAGCCCAG atgaggaggaggtcctGAAGCCGTCTGCAGACCAGACCCAGGTCAGCCTCTCTCCTTCTACCCCTAAG CCAGAGCAGAACAACCCCTTGCTCCTCCCTCTTagagctccgcctccagctctAGCCCCTCCCCAAGCAAGAGCTCCGCCCCCATCACTGGCCGCACCCGTTTCCCCTCCCCGAGCTCTAGCCGCGCCCCGTggtcgagggagagaggggcagtCCAGCAGCTGTGGAGGGAGAGCCAG tttcCTGAGGTCCATGACAGCCCTCCTGGACCCTGcagagctggaggagagagagaggaggagaagcaaaCAGCAGGATCAActg CGGGCGATCGAGGCTCAGCTAGCAGAACAAcgtgagcagagagaggaggagaagaggagggaggaggagacggaggagaagagga aggagcaggtggagcagaTCCCACAGCAG gAGGTTCTACTGAGTAGTGAgaagccaatcagagagctccCAAGATCGCATGGCCATGTAGTGCTGAAGCAACACAGTG TCAGCATCCGAGGACCTAAAGGAGGTCAGGGAGCTAAGGGAGAGGAACCAACACGGAATAAGAAGCGAGGAAAAGGAGATCTGTACCAGGAGTTGGCGAGGCCCGAGAGAACAGACACTCCAAG GGGGCTTCCTGCTGTCAGACCACCGGGCCCCTCCTCCCATCATCCCGAGCAGGACTACTTTCCCTACGTCCGAACAGCTGACATCATCCATCTTGAACCACTGGATCGCAACGGCACAG CCACCCCACACTCTACCAACACACACGGTCAGAAAGAAATACTACTGAGTCTTGCTGCTCTACGGAAG GGTTTGTTGCAGAAGCAGAAAGAGATGGAGTCAAGTGGGAGGCTCCTCCCCCCAGTGACATCACAACGCAGCTGA
- the ccdc66 gene encoding uncharacterized protein ccdc66 isoform X2: MNLGDGLLLHLENGKPQLVLLHRGETSGINKLYRPGLPRRPKGPLTSSAPLASSSTRRSTVTSRNSSKTPANHTTVVKSRAVSVLSVPERYRPPPRVPSSKRTTKTPANGRTRQTEALANGDAGVREGLARLTNQELTASSTFLSPDEEEVLKPSADQTQVSLSPSTPKPEQNNPLLLPLRAPPPALAPPQARAPPPSLAAPVSPPRALAAPRGRGREGQSSSCGGRASFLRSMTALLDPAELEERERRRSKQQDQLRAIEAQLAEQREQREEEKRREEETEEKRREEEAEEQRKMKEQAEQNILHLPLKAPPKALTPPQSLAPPPSPATPVSPPRAPATPPGPGRGEEPSSCGERASFLRSMTALLDPAEMEERERRRSKQQDQLRAIEAQLAEQREQREEEKRREEEEKRKEQVEQIPQQEVLLSSEKPIRELPRSHGHVVLKQHSVSIRGPKGGQGAKGEEPTRNKKRGKGDLYQELARPERTDTPRGLPAVRPPGPSSHHPEQDYFPYVRTADIIHLEPLDRNGTATPHSTNTHGQKEILLSLAALRKGLLQKQKEMESSGRLLPPVTSQRS; the protein is encoded by the exons ATGAACCTCGG AGATGGGTTGCTGCTCCACCTCGAGAATGGAAAGCCACAGCTCGTATTACTGCATCGCG GGGAGACATCTGGGATAAACAAG CTCTATAGGCCTGGATTACCCAGAAGGCCGAAGGGCCCGCTaacctcctctgccccgctcgcctcctcctccacccgacGGAGCACCGTGACATCACGCAACTCCTCAAAGACACCTGCCAATCACACGACAGTGGTCAAGAGCAGAGCTGTGTCA gTGTTGTCTGTACCAGAGCGCTACAGACCGCCCCCGCGTGTTCCATCCTCCAAGAGGACAACTAAGACTCCTGCCAATGGCAggacaagacagacagaggcttTGGCCAATGGGGATGCAGGTGTGAGGGAGGGCTTGGCTCGTCTGACCAACCAGGAGCTGACTGCCAGCAGCACGTTCCTCAGCCCAG atgaggaggaggtcctGAAGCCGTCTGCAGACCAGACCCAGGTCAGCCTCTCTCCTTCTACCCCTAAG CCAGAGCAGAACAACCCCTTGCTCCTCCCTCTTagagctccgcctccagctctAGCCCCTCCCCAAGCAAGAGCTCCGCCCCCATCACTGGCCGCACCCGTTTCCCCTCCCCGAGCTCTAGCCGCGCCCCGTggtcgagggagagaggggcagtCCAGCAGCTGTGGAGGGAGAGCCAG tttcCTGAGGTCCATGACAGCCCTCCTGGACCCTGcagagctggaggagagagagaggaggagaagcaaaCAGCAGGATCAActg CGGGCGATCGAGGCTCAGCTAGCAGAACAAcgtgagcagagagaggaggagaagaggagggaggaggagacggaggagaagaggagagaagaggaggcagaggagcagaggaagatgaaggagcAGGCGGAGCAGAACATCTTGCACCTCCCTCTGAAAGCTCCGCCCAAAGCTCTAACCCCTCCCCAATCTCTAGCTCCTCCCCCATCACCAGCCACACCAGTGTCCCCTCCCCGAGCTCCAGCCACGCCCCCTGgtccagggaggggggaggagccgagcagctgtggagagagagctag tttccTGAGGTCCATGACAGCCCTCCTGGACCCtgcagagatggaggagagagagaggaggagaagcaaaCAGCAGGATCaactg CGGGCGATCGAGGCTCAGCTAGCAGAACAAcgtgagcagagagaggaggagaagaggagggaggaggaggagaagaggaaggagcaggtggagcagaTCCCACAGCAG gAGGTTCTACTGAGTAGTGAgaagccaatcagagagctccCAAGATCGCATGGCCATGTAGTGCTGAAGCAACACAGTG TCAGCATCCGAGGACCTAAAGGAGGTCAGGGAGCTAAGGGAGAGGAACCAACACGGAATAAGAAGCGAGGAAAAGGAGATCTGTACCAGGAGTTGGCGAGGCCCGAGAGAACAGACACTCCAAG GGGGCTTCCTGCTGTCAGACCACCGGGCCCCTCCTCCCATCATCCCGAGCAGGACTACTTTCCCTACGTCCGAACAGCTGACATCATCCATCTTGAACCACTGGATCGCAACGGCACAG CCACCCCACACTCTACCAACACACACGGTCAGAAAGAAATACTACTGAGTCTTGCTGCTCTACGGAAG GGTTTGTTGCAGAAGCAGAAAGAGATGGAGTCAAGTGGGAGGCTCCTCCCCCCAGTGACATCACAACGCAGCTGA